Part of the Campylobacter sp. RM16189 genome is shown below.
TAAGAATCTTTTTATAGCTTCTTGAACATAAAAGCTTTTTGTTCGTTTGGTATCTTTTGCTAATCTCTCAAGCTTAGTTCCTATATCTTTATCTAGTCTAACTGAAATTTGCATATTTAGTCCTTTGTATTATTTGCATTACAAGTATTATAGCATATTTTATAAAAACAGTTAAGTTGATGTGTTGAGATATGAAGTATAGATTAATTATATTGCCTAATAACCATAAGCCTTAAATTCACTCTTTTATTTTTTATTTAGTATCACCAATTCACACCCTCACATCCACTCTCTTATAAAATCTATCCTTTTCTTGTATCTGTTTATCATTGCTATTTAGAGTATGGTTAAGATATGAGATATTGTATAGCTCATTTGAGCTTATTATGCTTTTATCGGCTAGATGTATTAAAAACCTAACTT
Proteins encoded:
- a CDS encoding ribbon-helix-helix domain-containing protein, with protein sequence MQISVRLDKDIGTKLERLAKDTKRTKSFYVQEAIKRFLEDMNDYIDAMEELKKIESDPNPQFYTLDEVAKELGVKI